The following proteins come from a genomic window of Thiomonas arsenitoxydans:
- the merR gene encoding Hg(II)-responsive transcriptional regulator: MGADLTIGKLADAAGVNIETIRYYQRRGLLDEPAKPLGGHRRYPAGEAKRVRFIKRAQALGFTLDEVGMLLTLDSACGCSDTRALAARKQGLIERKMADLTAMYQALGDLIQQCDTGGSTRPCPIIDVLERD, encoded by the coding sequence ATGGGCGCAGACCTGACCATCGGCAAGCTGGCGGACGCTGCCGGAGTGAACATCGAGACGATCCGCTATTACCAGCGGCGCGGGCTGCTGGATGAACCGGCCAAGCCGCTGGGCGGCCATCGGCGCTATCCGGCAGGGGAGGCCAAGCGGGTGCGCTTCATCAAGCGGGCGCAGGCGCTGGGCTTCACGCTGGATGAAGTCGGCATGCTGCTGACGCTGGACTCGGCGTGTGGCTGCTCGGACACGCGGGCGCTGGCCGCCCGAAAGCAGGGACTGATCGAGCGAAAGATGGCCGACCTGACGGCCATGTACCAAGCGCTGGGCGATCTGATCCAGCAATGCGATACCGGTGGCAGCACAAGGCCGTGCCCGATCATCGACGTGCTGGAGCGTGACTGA
- a CDS encoding mercuric transporter MerT family protein has product MGMASLTGKSSLVAGILAAIGASVCCVGPLVLLALGIGGTWVGSLTAMEPYRPFFIGLTLLFLGLAFRKLYLVQQVCTPGTPCADPRTRRRQRLTFWIVAILLLALLAVPWLAPLFY; this is encoded by the coding sequence ATCGGCATGGCATCACTCACCGGCAAAAGCTCATTGGTCGCAGGCATCCTCGCCGCCATCGGCGCATCGGTGTGCTGCGTCGGACCGCTCGTGCTGCTGGCCCTGGGCATCGGCGGCACCTGGGTCGGCAGCCTGACGGCAATGGAGCCGTACCGGCCGTTCTTCATTGGCTTGACGCTGCTGTTTCTCGGCCTGGCCTTCCGCAAGCTTTACCTGGTGCAGCAGGTCTGCACCCCAGGCACGCCCTGCGCCGATCCGCGCACGCGCCGCCGGCAACGGCTCACCTTCTGGATCGTTGCCATCCTGTTGCTCGCCCTGCTGGCCGTGCCGTGGCTGGCCCCGTTGTTCTACTGA
- the merP gene encoding mercury resistance system periplasmic binding protein MerP has product MRKLLIALLVALPFTVLAAPSKTVTLAVQNMTCPLCPITVKKSLEKVAGVSAVQVDFDKKTATVTYDPDKAQPEALTKATTNAGYPSAVQK; this is encoded by the coding sequence ATGCGCAAATTACTCATCGCTCTACTGGTTGCCTTGCCGTTCACGGTGCTGGCCGCGCCGTCGAAAACGGTCACACTGGCCGTCCAGAACATGACCTGTCCGCTGTGCCCGATCACGGTCAAGAAATCGCTGGAGAAGGTAGCTGGCGTCAGCGCAGTACAGGTCGATTTCGACAAAAAAACAGCCACCGTCACCTACGACCCGGACAAGGCCCAGCCGGAAGCGCTGACCAAGGCCACGACCAACGCGGGCTACCCGTCCGCCGTGCAGAAGTGA
- a CDS encoding GDCCVxC domain-containing (seleno)protein, which yields MTIILESVLTCPHCGHAWQKTMPTDACQFYDECPACHALLRPKPGDCCVFCSFGSVPCPPIQQQQGCCG from the coding sequence ATGACCATCATTCTCGAATCTGTGCTGACCTGCCCGCACTGCGGGCACGCTTGGCAGAAGACCATGCCGACGGATGCCTGCCAGTTCTACGACGAGTGCCCGGCGTGCCACGCGCTGCTGCGCCCCAAGCCCGGCGACTGCTGCGTGTTCTGTTCGTTCGGCTCGGTGCCGTGCCCGCCTATCCAGCAGCAGCAAGGATGCTGCGGATAG
- a CDS encoding Tn3-like element ISAzs17 family transposase yields MPVSFLSTTQRERYGRYPETLSSEELARYFHLDDDDREWIATKRRDSHRLGYALQLTTARFLGTFLEDPAAVPGAVLHTLSSQLGIADPDCVLAYRESEQRWRHTTEIRARYGYREFADGGVQFRLGRWLCALCWTGTDRPSALFDYANGWLVGHKVLLPGVTVLERFIAEVRSRMESRLWRLLVRGVTAAQRQRLDDLLKPAEGSRQSWLDRLRKGPVRVSAPALVLALLRIETVRGLGIRLPGTHVPPSRIAALARFASTVKVSAVARLPEARRIATLVAFVHCLEASAQDDALDVLDLLLRELFTKAEKEDRKVRQRSLKDLDRAASTLAEACRMLLDPALPDGELRERVYAAIGRDELAQALNEVRGLVRPPNDVFYTELEARKATVSRFLPTLLRVIRFDANPAAQPLAQALQWLHEKPDHDPPTAIVGKAWQRHVVQDDGRINATAYSFCALDKLRSAIRRRDVFISPSWRYADPRAGLLAGAEWEAARPIVCRSLGLTAQPEATLSALTRELDETYRRVAARLPENDAVRFETVGDKTELVLSPLEALEEPASLIALRNEIKARMPRVDLPEILLEVAARTGCMEAFTHLTERTARAADLTTSLCAVLMAEACNTGPEPLVRQDSPALRRDRLMWVDQNYVRDDTLIACNAVLVAAQNRIALARAWGGGDVASADGMRFVVPVRTIHAAPNPKYFNRGRGVTWYNLLSDQCTGLNAITVPGTLRDSLVLLAVVLEQQTELQPTQIMTDTGAYSDVVFGLFRLSGYRFCPRLADVGGTRFWRVDAEADYGDLNTLARQRVNLDRITPHWDDVLRLVGSLKLGMVPAMGIMRTLQVDERPTSLAQAIAEIGRIDKTIHTLNFIDDEARRRATLLQLNLGEGRHSLAREVFHGKRGELFQRYREGQEDQLSALGLVVNMIVLWNTLYMDAVLAQLRSEGYRVKPEDEARLSPFGHEHINMLGRYSFSVPEAVARGELRPLSRKDDV; encoded by the coding sequence ATGCCGGTCAGCTTCCTGTCCACCACGCAACGGGAACGCTACGGCCGCTATCCAGAGACGCTTTCCAGCGAAGAACTGGCGCGCTACTTCCACCTGGACGACGATGACCGCGAGTGGATCGCCACCAAGCGGCGCGACAGCCACCGACTGGGCTATGCGCTGCAACTGACCACGGCTCGCTTTCTCGGCACCTTCCTGGAAGACCCGGCCGCCGTGCCCGGTGCGGTACTGCATACGCTGTCGTCCCAGCTCGGCATCGCCGACCCCGACTGCGTGCTGGCCTACCGCGAGAGCGAGCAACGCTGGCGGCACACGACCGAGATTCGTGCCCGCTACGGCTATCGTGAATTTGCCGACGGCGGCGTGCAGTTCCGCCTTGGCCGGTGGCTATGCGCGCTGTGCTGGACGGGCACCGACCGGCCGAGCGCGCTGTTCGATTACGCCAACGGCTGGCTGGTCGGTCACAAGGTGCTGCTGCCCGGCGTCACGGTGCTGGAACGCTTCATCGCTGAAGTGCGCTCGCGCATGGAGTCGCGCCTGTGGCGTCTGCTCGTGCGCGGCGTGACGGCTGCACAGCGGCAGCGACTCGATGATCTGCTCAAGCCCGCCGAAGGCAGCCGCCAGTCCTGGCTGGATCGATTGCGCAAGGGGCCAGTGCGCGTCAGCGCTCCGGCGCTCGTGTTGGCCTTGCTGCGCATCGAGACCGTGCGCGGCCTGGGCATCAGGCTGCCTGGCACCCATGTGCCGCCGAGCCGCATCGCGGCACTGGCCCGCTTCGCCAGCACCGTCAAGGTGTCCGCCGTGGCCCGGCTGCCGGAAGCGCGGCGCATCGCCACGCTGGTGGCCTTCGTGCATTGCCTGGAAGCCAGCGCGCAGGACGACGCCCTCGATGTGCTCGACCTGCTGCTACGCGAACTGTTCACCAAGGCCGAGAAGGAAGACCGCAAGGTCAGGCAGCGCTCGCTCAAGGATCTGGATCGGGCCGCCTCGACGCTGGCCGAGGCTTGCCGGATGCTGCTCGATCCGGCCTTGCCGGACGGCGAACTGCGCGAGCGCGTCTATGCCGCCATCGGCCGCGATGAACTGGCCCAGGCGCTCAATGAGGTTCGCGGCCTGGTGCGTCCGCCAAACGATGTGTTCTATACCGAGCTGGAGGCCCGCAAGGCCACCGTTTCGCGTTTCCTGCCGACGTTGCTGCGCGTCATCCGCTTCGACGCCAATCCGGCCGCGCAGCCTTTGGCGCAGGCGTTGCAATGGCTGCATGAGAAGCCCGACCATGATCCGCCTACGGCCATCGTCGGCAAGGCGTGGCAGCGCCATGTCGTGCAGGATGACGGCCGCATCAATGCCACGGCCTATTCGTTCTGCGCGCTCGACAAGCTGCGCAGCGCGATTCGCCGCCGCGACGTGTTCATCAGCCCGAGTTGGCGCTACGCCGATCCACGCGCCGGGCTGCTGGCCGGGGCCGAGTGGGAGGCCGCGCGGCCCATCGTCTGCCGCTCGCTGGGCCTGACGGCGCAGCCCGAGGCTACGTTGTCCGCGCTGACGCGCGAACTGGACGAGACCTACCGGCGCGTCGCCGCACGCCTGCCCGAGAACGACGCAGTGCGCTTCGAGACAGTCGGCGACAAGACCGAACTGGTGCTCAGCCCCTTGGAGGCGCTGGAAGAACCGGCTTCGCTGATCGCGCTGCGCAACGAGATCAAGGCGCGCATGCCGCGTGTCGATCTGCCGGAAATCCTATTGGAAGTCGCCGCGCGCACCGGCTGCATGGAGGCGTTCACGCACCTGACCGAGCGCACCGCACGCGCGGCCGATCTGACCACCAGCCTGTGCGCGGTGCTGATGGCCGAGGCCTGCAACACCGGCCCCGAACCGCTCGTGCGGCAGGACTCCCCGGCGCTCAGGCGCGACCGGCTGATGTGGGTCGATCAGAACTACGTGCGCGACGACACGTTGATCGCCTGCAACGCCGTGCTGGTGGCGGCGCAGAACCGCATCGCGCTGGCCCGCGCCTGGGGCGGCGGCGACGTGGCCTCGGCGGACGGCATGCGCTTCGTGGTGCCGGTGCGCACCATCCACGCCGCGCCGAACCCGAAATACTTCAATCGCGGGCGCGGCGTCACCTGGTACAACCTGCTGTCCGATCAATGCACCGGGCTGAACGCCATCACCGTTCCCGGCACGCTGCGCGACAGCCTGGTCTTGCTGGCGGTTGTGTTGGAGCAGCAGACCGAATTGCAGCCGACGCAGATCATGACCGACACCGGCGCGTACAGCGACGTGGTGTTTGGTTTGTTCCGTCTCTCCGGCTACCGTTTCTGCCCACGCCTGGCCGACGTTGGCGGAACGCGCTTCTGGCGCGTGGACGCCGAGGCCGACTATGGCGACCTCAATACACTGGCACGGCAGCGCGTGAACCTCGACCGCATCACGCCGCATTGGGATGACGTGCTGCGCCTGGTCGGCTCGCTCAAACTCGGCATGGTGCCGGCGATGGGCATCATGCGCACCTTGCAGGTCGATGAGCGGCCCACCAGCCTGGCGCAGGCCATCGCCGAAATCGGCCGCATCGACAAGACCATCCATACGCTGAACTTCATCGACGACGAGGCCCGCCGCCGCGCCACGTTGCTGCAATTGAATCTCGGCGAAGGCCGCCACAGCCTGGCGCGCGAAGTCTTCCACGGCAAGCGCGGCGAGCTGTTCCAGCGTTACCGCGAAGGGCAGGAGGACCAGTTGAGCGCGCTCGGCCTGGTCGTCAACATGATCGTGCTGTGGAACACGCTGTACATGGACGCGGTGCTCGCGCAGTTGCGCAGCGAGGGCTACCGGGTGAAGCCCGAGGACGAGGCTCGGCTGTCGCCGTTCGGCCATGAGCACATCAACATGCTTGGACGCTACTCGTTCTCGGTGCCGGAGGCGGTCGCCCGTGGCGAGCTGCGACCCCTGAGCAGGAAGGACGACGTTTGA
- a CDS encoding putative toxin-antitoxin system toxin component, PIN family gives MRVILDTNVLLGALISPHGPPDAIYRAWRAARFELVTSAAQLDELRRVSRYPKLKTILPAHRVGTMVNNMQRAIVLAQLPPLPDGIEANDPNDAFLLAMALGGEADYLVTGDRRAGLLQRGSIGRTRIVTPATFCAEAL, from the coding sequence ATGCGCGTCATCCTTGACACCAACGTGCTGCTCGGTGCGCTGATTTCGCCCCATGGGCCACCCGATGCGATCTATCGCGCCTGGCGCGCGGCGCGTTTCGAGCTGGTGACATCGGCGGCACAGCTCGACGAGTTGCGGCGAGTGAGCCGCTACCCCAAACTCAAGACCATCTTGCCCGCGCACCGCGTCGGCACGATGGTCAACAACATGCAGCGCGCCATCGTTTTGGCGCAACTGCCGCCACTGCCGGATGGCATCGAGGCGAATGATCCGAACGATGCGTTCCTGCTGGCGATGGCCTTGGGCGGCGAGGCCGACTACCTGGTGACAGGCGACCGCCGCGCCGGGCTGCTGCAACGCGGCAGCATCGGGCGCACGCGCATCGTCACGCCGGCCACCTTCTGCGCCGAGGCGCTTTGA
- a CDS encoding ribbon-helix-helix domain-containing protein, producing MNTVRWNIAVSPDVDQSVRMFIAAQGGGRKGDLSRFIEEAVRAYLLERAVDQAKTAAASMSETELTDLIDEAVQWAREH from the coding sequence ATGAACACCGTTCGCTGGAACATCGCCGTGTCGCCGGACGTAGATCAGTCCGTGCGCATGTTCATCGCCGCGCAGGGCGGCGGCCGCAAGGGCGACCTGTCGCGCTTCATCGAGGAAGCTGTGCGCGCCTACCTGCTGGAGCGCGCCGTCGATCAGGCCAAGACGGCTGCGGCCAGCATGAGCGAAACCGAACTGACCGACCTCATCGACGAGGCTGTGCAATGGGCGCGTGAGCACTGA
- a CDS encoding recombinase family protein, translating into MKIGYARVSTRDQKSDLQVDALKAAGCERVYQDVASGAKTARPALDELLGQLRAGDVLVIWKLDRMGRSLKHLVELVGSLMERKVGLLSLNDPIDTTSAQGRLVFNLFASLAEFERELIRERTQAGLTAARARGRVGGRPKGLTPQAEATALAADTLYRERKLSVAAIAQKLHVSKSTLYSYLRHRGVEIGPYKKPARGQPGPSTSAGEADPPKVATIRLTLRIENNSKFVRGKKRAREDIERYCLSEYDGQRLPSGEYELKVPYSSDDDLDKRMHELLGDISSEADDRNCFSESDARMDGTDRYW; encoded by the coding sequence ATGAAGATCGGCTACGCCCGCGTTTCCACGCGCGACCAGAAATCAGACTTGCAGGTGGACGCCCTCAAGGCGGCCGGTTGCGAGCGCGTCTACCAGGACGTGGCGAGCGGCGCGAAGACCGCGCGGCCGGCGCTCGACGAGTTGCTGGGTCAGTTGCGAGCCGGCGACGTGCTGGTGATCTGGAAGCTCGACCGCATGGGGCGTTCGCTCAAGCACCTGGTTGAACTGGTCGGCAGCCTGATGGAACGCAAGGTCGGGCTGCTGAGCCTGAACGACCCAATCGACACCACCAGCGCCCAGGGGCGGCTCGTGTTCAACCTGTTCGCCTCGCTCGCGGAGTTCGAGCGCGAGCTGATCCGCGAGCGCACGCAGGCCGGACTGACGGCGGCACGGGCGCGCGGACGGGTCGGTGGGCGGCCCAAAGGTTTGACGCCGCAGGCCGAGGCGACGGCGCTGGCCGCCGACACGCTGTACCGCGAGCGCAAGCTGTCGGTGGCTGCCATCGCGCAGAAGCTGCATGTGTCCAAGAGCACGCTGTACAGCTACCTACGGCATCGCGGCGTCGAGATCGGCCCCTACAAGAAACCGGCGCGGGGCCAGCCAGGCCCATCGACGAGTGCTGGCGAGGCTGATCCGCCGAAGGTCGCCACGATCCGGCTGACGCTGCGCATCGAAAACAACAGCAAGTTCGTGCGCGGCAAGAAGCGCGCCCGTGAGGACATCGAGCGCTACTGCTTGTCGGAGTACGACGGCCAGCGGCTACCCAGTGGCGAGTACGAACTGAAGGTGCCCTACAGCAGTGATGACGACCTCGACAAGCGCATGCACGAGCTGCTGGGTGACATCTCAAGCGAGGCGGACGACCGCAACTGCTTCTCGGAAAGCGATGCCCGCATGGATGGGACTGACCGCTACTGGTGA
- a CDS encoding Fic/DOC family protein, with the protein MPTMATENSEAPFDTWESYFIPGTQTLKNKLGIRDAAELRSEEYEITERRLREIEQNPVSGNYDLDHLKAIHKHIFQDVYEWAGQIRSVGIAKGNSEFARPEYIESEGKKLSRALAEDKDINQPPDKRAFVERLADHYSDWNALHPFREGNGRSTRVFMESVARRAGYSLDQRRIDAVKDRWNHAASQSMAGQLEPIKQIFMEAVRPQRAVDFESLPRDAALKHHPELRDSFMLLRIERAQLALAHPTNPQAVDHFMRQKRGSGSNGTANRLKRSASPVAVSPIHAGIAFREAVAVVRLA; encoded by the coding sequence ATGCCAACAATGGCAACAGAAAATAGCGAAGCGCCATTCGACACCTGGGAATCGTATTTTATCCCAGGCACACAGACCCTCAAAAACAAGCTCGGCATCCGAGACGCCGCCGAGCTGCGCTCGGAAGAATATGAGATAACGGAGCGTCGCCTTCGAGAGATCGAACAAAACCCGGTATCCGGGAACTATGACCTCGATCACCTCAAGGCGATCCACAAGCATATTTTTCAGGATGTTTATGAATGGGCGGGACAAATCCGATCGGTGGGCATTGCGAAGGGAAACAGCGAGTTTGCCCGCCCCGAATACATCGAGAGCGAAGGCAAAAAACTAAGCCGCGCGCTCGCCGAAGATAAGGACATCAACCAGCCACCGGATAAACGGGCGTTTGTGGAACGCCTGGCCGATCACTATTCGGACTGGAACGCGCTGCACCCCTTCCGAGAAGGAAACGGGCGAAGCACGCGGGTTTTCATGGAATCGGTCGCCCGCCGTGCGGGCTATAGCCTCGACCAGCGCCGGATTGATGCGGTGAAAGATCGGTGGAACCACGCGGCCAGCCAAAGCATGGCGGGCCAACTGGAGCCGATCAAGCAGATATTCATGGAAGCGGTGCGCCCACAAAGGGCCGTCGATTTTGAGAGCCTGCCGCGTGATGCCGCGTTGAAACACCATCCCGAACTGCGCGACAGCTTCATGCTGCTGCGCATCGAGCGCGCCCAGCTCGCCCTAGCACACCCGACCAATCCGCAGGCCGTCGATCATTTCATGCGGCAAAAGAGGGGTTCGGGGAGCAATGGAACAGCCAACCGACTTAAGCGCTCGGCATCACCAGTAGCGGTCAGTCCCATCCATGCGGGCATCGCTTTCCGAGAAGCAGTTGCGGTCGTCCGCCTCGCTTGA
- a CDS encoding antitoxin VbhA family protein, with amino-acid sequence MENDDEATARRRWAGEQATANCKIEGFEPSARFLEQSERIVRGEITPEQAIEEIKARIRERHANNGNRK; translated from the coding sequence ATGGAAAATGATGATGAAGCAACGGCCCGTCGCCGCTGGGCTGGTGAGCAGGCCACGGCGAATTGCAAGATAGAGGGATTTGAACCGAGCGCGCGTTTCCTCGAACAATCCGAGCGCATCGTTCGCGGCGAAATCACACCCGAACAAGCCATTGAAGAAATCAAGGCGCGAATAAGAGAGCGCCATGCCAACAATGGCAACAGAAAATAG
- a CDS encoding H-NS histone family protein — translation MSSYVDLMKQIADLQAQADAMAREEKIAAVLRVKDIMREYGVTLSDLGGLAQPRSGRKGVAVPPKYRHPASGALWSGRGQKPRWLREEMAKGRTADDFLIERVS, via the coding sequence ATGTCGTCTTATGTGGATTTAATGAAGCAGATTGCGGATTTGCAGGCGCAGGCCGATGCAATGGCGCGAGAAGAAAAAATCGCTGCGGTATTGCGCGTGAAGGACATCATGCGCGAATATGGTGTGACGCTGAGTGATCTTGGCGGGCTGGCCCAGCCCCGCTCTGGCCGTAAGGGGGTCGCTGTACCGCCGAAGTATAGGCATCCCGCCTCCGGTGCGCTGTGGTCGGGGCGCGGTCAAAAGCCCCGGTGGTTGCGCGAGGAAATGGCGAAGGGCCGCACCGCCGATGACTTTCTGATTGAGCGGGTATCGTGA
- a CDS encoding DUF2726 domain-containing protein, whose product MLALLVRVVLHSPFRRWPLRGKRALMSAPERRLYQLLGRAAPGLVVFTQVSVLQIIEFEQRGTRLFWTLFRRLGPMSVDFVLCRPDGCIVACIELDDSSHALPRRIAADQVKDRAFKDAGLVLLRIPLSHMPSLAELTSAIQLLMEKPIEPLQNH is encoded by the coding sequence GTGCTGGCCTTGCTGGTGCGTGTTGTCCTGCATTCGCCGTTTCGACGCTGGCCGCTGCGGGGTAAGCGCGCTTTGATGTCTGCACCTGAGCGGCGCTTGTACCAGCTACTCGGGCGCGCTGCGCCCGGTCTGGTGGTGTTTACGCAAGTCTCTGTGTTGCAGATCATCGAGTTCGAGCAGCGCGGCACCCGGCTGTTCTGGACGTTGTTTCGCCGCCTGGGGCCGATGTCCGTTGATTTTGTGTTGTGTCGGCCTGATGGCTGCATCGTGGCCTGTATCGAGCTGGATGATTCCAGCCATGCACTGCCCCGTCGCATTGCCGCCGATCAGGTCAAAGATCGTGCGTTTAAGGATGCGGGGCTGGTGTTGTTGCGCATTCCTTTGTCGCATATGCCAAGCCTCGCCGAGCTGACTTCGGCGATCCAATTATTGATGGAGAAACCGATTGAACCCCTCCAAAATCATTGA
- a CDS encoding DUF3560 domain-containing protein: MNPLNTAPTHDTGVPPVPPEGSPKSSGQDGTDSTEARRAQFASKAEARKARYEARAAKMAAYSDAMMRESNRIVENIPFGQPILVGHHSERGHRAQIARSHRAMDRSCKAAKLAEYYQRKAEGVGGAGISSDDPDAIEQLRDKARGLQEWQDRAKKINALVRKNDRAGMVALGLTDAQIAEVFTPDYMGRVGIPAYSLQNNLANIKRIEQRIHEIEKRQQRADVEQAGAGYVYFEDVDDNRLGLRFPGKPDAPTRDLLKRHAFKWSPTRNAWVRHLNNAGIYAAQQVRKALDAQAGA, from the coding sequence ATGAACCCACTCAACACCGCACCCACTCACGATACGGGCGTTCCCCCCGTACCCCCCGAGGGCTCACCAAAAAGCAGCGGGCAGGATGGAACGGACAGCACGGAGGCACGGCGGGCGCAGTTTGCCAGCAAGGCCGAGGCGCGCAAGGCGCGTTATGAGGCTAGGGCGGCAAAGATGGCCGCTTACTCCGATGCGATGATGCGCGAATCAAACCGCATTGTCGAAAACATCCCGTTCGGCCAGCCCATCCTAGTAGGGCATCACTCCGAGCGCGGGCACCGGGCGCAGATCGCCCGCAGTCACCGGGCGATGGATCGGAGCTGCAAGGCGGCAAAGCTGGCCGAGTATTACCAGCGCAAGGCCGAGGGGGTCGGCGGGGCAGGCATATCGTCGGATGACCCGGACGCCATCGAGCAACTACGCGACAAGGCGCGCGGGCTGCAAGAGTGGCAAGACCGCGCCAAGAAGATCAATGCGCTGGTGCGAAAGAACGACCGGGCGGGCATGGTTGCGCTGGGCCTGACTGATGCGCAGATTGCCGAAGTGTTCACGCCCGATTACATGGGCCGCGTCGGCATCCCCGCCTATTCGCTGCAGAACAACCTTGCGAACATCAAGCGCATCGAGCAACGCATCCATGAAATAGAGAAACGCCAGCAGCGCGCGGACGTGGAGCAGGCGGGGGCGGGTTATGTCTATTTCGAGGACGTGGATGACAACCGCCTGGGGCTGCGCTTTCCCGGCAAACCCGACGCGCCCACGCGCGATCTGTTGAAGCGCCATGCGTTCAAGTGGAGCCCGACCCGTAACGCCTGGGTGCGGCACCTGAACAACGCCGGAATCTATGCGGCGCAGCAGGTACGCAAGGCGCTGGATGCGCAAGCCGGGGCTTGA
- a CDS encoding DNA cytosine methyltransferase, whose product MKAIDLFSGAGGFTEGARQAGVEVCWAANHWPAAVACHSANHPEAVHACQDLEQADWRAVPAHDVLMASPACQGHSPARGKERPHHDALRSTAWAVVACAEYHRSPVVIVENVPAFTAWALYPAWCDAMFRLGYAVAPHLIDSADHGVPQHRERLFLICSLSKHPLELDLPRRAYVPARDIIEWDLHPWAEIDEPGRSAHTLRRIEAGRRAYGARFLAPYYGSGSGLTGRSIDRPIGTLTTRDRWAVIDGPRMRMLQVSEARKAMGFRADYKLPARKKEAMHLLGNAVCPPVAADLLAAIRAAA is encoded by the coding sequence ATGAAAGCGATTGATCTGTTTTCGGGCGCTGGCGGGTTCACCGAAGGCGCGCGGCAGGCCGGGGTTGAAGTCTGCTGGGCGGCGAACCACTGGCCCGCCGCCGTGGCGTGCCACAGCGCGAACCACCCCGAGGCCGTGCATGCCTGCCAGGACTTAGAACAAGCCGACTGGCGGGCGGTTCCGGCGCATGATGTGCTTATGGCGTCACCCGCCTGTCAGGGCCACAGCCCGGCACGAGGCAAAGAGCGCCCCCACCATGACGCGCTGCGCAGTACCGCATGGGCGGTCGTGGCCTGCGCCGAATACCACCGCAGCCCCGTTGTCATCGTTGAAAACGTCCCGGCCTTCACGGCATGGGCGCTTTACCCGGCTTGGTGCGACGCCATGTTTCGGCTGGGTTATGCCGTGGCCCCGCATCTGATCGACTCGGCAGATCATGGCGTGCCGCAACACCGCGAGCGCCTGTTTCTAATCTGTAGCTTGTCCAAGCATCCCCTGGAGCTGGACTTGCCGCGCCGGGCCTATGTCCCGGCCCGCGACATCATCGAATGGGACTTGCACCCGTGGGCCGAGATTGACGAACCGGGGCGCAGCGCGCACACGCTGCGCCGCATCGAGGCCGGACGACGCGCCTATGGCGCGCGGTTTCTGGCCCCGTACTACGGCAGCGGCAGCGGATTGACCGGGCGCAGCATCGACCGGCCTATCGGCACTCTCACCACCCGCGACCGCTGGGCCGTGATCGACGGGCCGCGCATGCGTATGTTGCAAGTCTCCGAGGCGCGCAAGGCAATGGGCTTTCGAGCCGACTACAAGCTACCGGCCCGCAAAAAAGAGGCCATGCACCTGCTTGGCAATGCCGTATGCCCGCCCGTGGCCGCTGATTTGCTGGCCGCGATTCGCGCGGCGGCTTGA
- a CDS encoding DUF932 domain-containing protein, translated as MLASRFSGFSPSVRSQTALTDDQIRRVAPSIFAEAAHESRSQRYTYIPTITVLDGLRKEGFEPFYACQTRVRVDDRRETTKHMMRLRRAGEQGARQANEVILLNSHDGTSSYQMLAGVFRFVCSNGMVCGDVVDEIRVPHKGNVVQEVIEGAFRVVDGFAQVDSAREGMQAIGLSRDAQHALAESALVLRYDEANGPAPVTPAQVLEARRFDDRADDLWTTFNRVQENLVRGGQAGRNRAGRRATTREVTGIDQGVKLNRALWVLAERMREILG; from the coding sequence ATGTTGGCATCCCGTTTTTCTGGCTTTTCCCCGTCTGTGCGCTCACAAACCGCACTCACCGACGACCAAATCCGCCGCGTCGCCCCGTCGATCTTCGCCGAGGCCGCGCACGAATCGCGCTCGCAGCGTTACACCTACATTCCCACCATCACCGTGCTGGACGGACTGCGCAAAGAGGGCTTTGAGCCGTTCTATGCCTGCCAGACCCGCGTGCGGGTGGACGACCGCCGCGAAACCACCAAGCACATGATGCGCCTGCGCCGAGCGGGTGAGCAGGGCGCGCGGCAGGCCAACGAGGTGATTTTGCTGAACTCCCACGACGGCACGAGCAGCTATCAGATGCTCGCCGGAGTGTTCCGCTTTGTCTGCAGCAATGGCATGGTGTGCGGCGATGTCGTTGACGAAATCCGCGTGCCGCATAAGGGCAACGTGGTGCAGGAGGTCATCGAGGGCGCTTTTCGCGTGGTCGATGGCTTCGCCCAGGTGGACAGTGCGCGCGAAGGCATGCAAGCCATCGGCTTGTCCCGTGATGCGCAGCATGCGCTCGCAGAATCCGCCCTTGTGCTGCGCTATGACGAGGCCAACGGCCCGGCCCCCGTGACGCCCGCGCAGGTGTTGGAGGCCCGGCGCTTCGATGATCGCGCCGATGATCTGTGGACGACTTTTAACCGGGTGCAAGAAAACCTAGTGCGGGGCGGGCAAGCTGGACGCAACCGCGCCGGACGCCGCGCCACGACCCGCGAAGTCACCGGCATCGACCAGGGGGTGAAACTCAATCGGGCGCTTTGGGTTCTGGCCGAGCGCATGCGCGAAATTCTCGGATGA